A window of the Tachyglossus aculeatus isolate mTacAcu1 chromosome 2, mTacAcu1.pri, whole genome shotgun sequence genome harbors these coding sequences:
- the PCDH9 gene encoding protocadherin-9 isoform X10: MDLRDFYLLAALIACLRLDSALAQELIYTIREELPENIPIGNIPKDLNISHINAATGTSASLVYRLVSKAGDAPLVKVSSSTGEIFTTSNRIDREKLCAGAAYAEENECFFELEVVILPNDFFRLIKIKIVVKDSNDNAPMFPSPVINISIPENTLINSRFPIPSATDPDTGFNGVQHYELLNGQSVFGLDIVETPEGEKWPQLIVQQNLDREQKDTYVMKIKVEDGGTPQKSSTAILQVTVSDVNDNRPVFKEGQVEVHIPENAPIGTSVIQLHATDADVGSNAEIRYVFSAQVAPATKRLFALNNTTGLITVQRSLDREESAIHKVTVLATDGSSTPARATVTINVTDVNDNPPNIDLRYIISPINGTVYLSEKDPVNTKIALITVSDKDTDVNGKVICFIEREVPFHLKAVYDNQYLLETSSLLDYEGTKEFSFKIVASDSGKPSLNQTALVRVKLEDENDNPPIFSQPVIELSVAENNRRGLYLTTISATDEDSGKNADIVYQLGPNASFFDLDRKTGVLTASRVFDREEQERFIFTVTARDNGTPPLQSQAAVIVTVQDENDNSPKFTHNHFQFFVSENLPKYSTVGVITVTDADAGENKAVTLSILSDNENFVLDPFSGVIKSNVSFDREQQSSYTFDVKAIDGGQPARSSTAKVTINVMDVNDNSPVVIYPPSNTSFKLVPLSAIPGSVVAEVFAVDIDTGMNAELKYTIVSGNGKGLFRIDPVTGNITLEEKPTPTDVGLHRLVVNISDLGYPKSLHTLVLVFLYVNDTAGNASYIYDLIRRTMETPLDRNIGDSSQPYQNEDYLTIMIAIVAGAMVVIVVIFVTVLVRCRHASRFKAAQRSKQGAEWMSPNQENKQSKKKKRKKRKSPKSSLLNFVTIEESKPDEAVHEPINGTISLPAELEEQSIGRFDWGPAPPTTFKPNSPDLAKHYKSASPQSAFHLKPDTPVSVKKHHVIQELPLDNTFVGGCDTLSKRSSTSSDHFSASECSSQGGFKTKGPLHTRQPLLLNGSEVPPTIQLCTNLPAKISMGLPPTFL; this comes from the exons atGGACCTGAGGGATTTTTACCTGTTGGCCGCCCTGATTGCCTGTTTAAGGCTGGATTCTGCTCTAGCTCAAGAACTTATTTACACCATTAGAGAGGAGCTGCCTGAAAACATACCCATAGGAAACATACCAAAGGATCTGAACATTTCTCACATCAATGCTGCCACGGGGACCAGTGCCAGCCTTGTCTACAGACTGGTTTCTAAAGCCGGGGATGCCCCATTGGTTAAAGTGTCCAGTAGTACGGGGGAGATCTTCACCACGTCTAACAGAATAGACAGAGAAAAACTCTGCGCTGGAGCCGCCTATGCCGAAGAAAACGAGTGTTTCTTCGAACTCGAGGTGGTGATTCTCCCCAATGATTTTTTTCGGCTGATCAAAATCAAAATAGTCGTGAAGGATTCCAACGACAATGCACCCATGTTTCCCTCTCCTGTCATCAATATCTCCATTCCAGAAAACACTTTGATCAACAGCCGCTTTCCGATTCCGTCGGCCACAGATCCTGACACGGGCTTCAATGGGGTACAGCACTATGAATTGTTAAATGGGCAGAGCGTATTTGGACTGGATATCGTGGAAACtccagaaggggagaagtggCCACAACTGATTGTTCAGCAGAActtggatagagaacagaaagataCCTATGTGATGAAAATCAAAGTGGAAGATGGAGGCACCCCCCAGAAATCCAGCACGGCCATACTCCAAGTCACAGTAAGTGATGTTAATGACAACAGGCCGGTATTTAAAGAGGGTCAGGTGGAGGTTCATATTCCAGAGAATGCCCCCATAGGCACCTCCGTAATCCAGCTCCACGCGACCGACGCAGATGTAGGCAGCAACGCGGAAATCCGCTATGTTTTCAGCGCCCAGGTCGCCCCCGCCACCAAGAGACTCTTCGCTTTGAATAACACCACCGGGCTGATTACGGTTCAGAGGTCCTTAGATCGAGAGGAGTCAGCTATTCACAAGGTGACCGTGCTGGCCACCGACGGCAGCTCCACTCCAGCTCGCGCAACGGTCACCATCAATGTCACTGATGTCAATGACAACCCTCCCAACATAGACCTCAGGTACATTATAAGCCCCATCAACGGCACGGTGTACTTATCAGAGAAGGATCCTGTCAACACAAAGATTGCCCTAATCACGGTCTCGGATAAGGACACTGATGTCAATGGCAAAGTGATCTGTTTCATCGAAAGGGAGGTCCCGTTTCACTTGAAGGCAGTTTATGACAACCAGTATTTGTTAGAGACCTCTTCCTTGTTGGACTATGAGGGCACCAAAGAATTCAGCTTTAAAATTGTCGCCTCTGATTCTGGGAAGCCCAGTTTGAACCAGACTGCCCTGGTAAGAGTTAAACTGGAGGACGAAAATGACAACCCTCCCATTTTCAGCCAGCCTGTAATTGAGCTGTCAGTTGCTGAAAACAACCGCCGTGGTCTATACTTAACAACTATTAGTGCCACAGACGAAGACAGTGGGAAAAATGCAGACATTGTTTATCAGCTTGGACCTAATGCCTCCTTTTTCGATCTGGATCGGAAGACAGGAGTTTTGACAGCCTCCAGAGTTTTTGACAGAGAAGAGCAAGAGCGTTTCATTTTTACTGTAACTGCCAGGGACAACGGGACCCCTCCTCTTCAGAGTCAAGCAGCTGTCATAGTTACCGTGCAGGATGAAAATGATAACAGTCCCAAGTTTACCCATAACCATTTTCAGTTTTTCGTATCCGAGAACTTACCAAAGTATAGTACTGTGGGAGTGATCACCGTGACGGATGCAGATGCTGGAGAAAACAAAGCCGTGACCCTGTCCATCCTAAGTGACAACGAGAACTTTGTGTTGGATCCTTTCTCTGGAGTTATAAAGTCAAATGTTTCCTTCGATCGAGAACAGCAGAGCTCGTACACCTTTGACGTCAAAGCCATTGATGGAGGGCAACCCGCTCGGTCCTCTACGGCCAAAGTGACCATAAACGTCATGGACGTTAATGACAACAGCCCGGTGGTCATCTATCCACCTTCGAATACCTCTTTTAAGTTGGTGCCACTCTCAGCCATTCCAGGCTCAGTGGTAGCAGAAGTGTTTGCGGTGGATATTGACACCGGGATGAACGCCGAACTCAAATATACCATCGTCAGTGGAAACGGCAAGGGGCTATTTCGGATTGATCCAGTGACAGGTAATATCACCCTGGAGGAGAAACCCACCCCTACCGATGTGGGGTTGCATCGCTTAGTGGTCAACATAAGCGATTTGGGCTACCCTAAATCTCTGCATACACTCGTGCTGGTTTTTTTGTATGTAAATGACACTGCAGGAAACGCCTCCTATATTTATGACTTAATACGAAGGACTATGGAGACCCCTCTGGACAGGAACATCGGGGACAGTAGCCAACCCTATCAGAATGAAGACTACCTTACCATTATGATCGCCATCGTGGCAGGCGCTATGGTTGTCATCGTAGTGATCTTTGTCACAGTTCTGGTTCGCTGTCGTCACGCGTCGAGGTTCAAAGCTGCTCAGAGGAGCAAGCAAGGTGCCGAGTGGATGTCTCCAAACCAGGAGAACAAAcagagcaagaaaaagaaaaggaagaaaaggaagtctCCTAAGAGTTCTCTTTTGAACTTTGTGACCATCGAGGAGTCTAAGCCTGATGAAGCAGTCCATGAACCTATCAACGGGACAATCAGCCTTCCAGCTGAGCTGGAAGAGCAGAGTATAGGAAGATTTGACTGGGGCCCGGCACCACCAACGACCTTTAAGCCTAATAGTCCTGATCTAGCTAAGCATTACAAATCTGCCTCTCCACAGTCTGCTTTTCATCTCAAACCAGACACTCCAGTATCAGTGAAAAAGCATCATGTGATTCAGGAACTTCCCTTGGACAACACCTTTGTCGGGGGTTGTGACACCCTTTCCAAACGCTCTTCCACTAGTTCAGATCACTTCAGTGCCTCAGAGTGCAGTTCCCAAGGAGGCTTCAAGACAAAGGGCCCCTTACACACCAGACAG CCCCTGCTCCTGAACGGGTCAGAAGTACCACCAACCATCCAACTCTGCACAAACTTGCCAGCTAAGATCAGCATGGGCCTTCCCCCAACTTTTCTGTAA
- the PCDH9 gene encoding protocadherin-9 isoform X9: protein MDLRDFYLLAALIACLRLDSALAQELIYTIREELPENIPIGNIPKDLNISHINAATGTSASLVYRLVSKAGDAPLVKVSSSTGEIFTTSNRIDREKLCAGAAYAEENECFFELEVVILPNDFFRLIKIKIVVKDSNDNAPMFPSPVINISIPENTLINSRFPIPSATDPDTGFNGVQHYELLNGQSVFGLDIVETPEGEKWPQLIVQQNLDREQKDTYVMKIKVEDGGTPQKSSTAILQVTVSDVNDNRPVFKEGQVEVHIPENAPIGTSVIQLHATDADVGSNAEIRYVFSAQVAPATKRLFALNNTTGLITVQRSLDREESAIHKVTVLATDGSSTPARATVTINVTDVNDNPPNIDLRYIISPINGTVYLSEKDPVNTKIALITVSDKDTDVNGKVICFIEREVPFHLKAVYDNQYLLETSSLLDYEGTKEFSFKIVASDSGKPSLNQTALVRVKLEDENDNPPIFSQPVIELSVAENNRRGLYLTTISATDEDSGKNADIVYQLGPNASFFDLDRKTGVLTASRVFDREEQERFIFTVTARDNGTPPLQSQAAVIVTVQDENDNSPKFTHNHFQFFVSENLPKYSTVGVITVTDADAGENKAVTLSILSDNENFVLDPFSGVIKSNVSFDREQQSSYTFDVKAIDGGQPARSSTAKVTINVMDVNDNSPVVIYPPSNTSFKLVPLSAIPGSVVAEVFAVDIDTGMNAELKYTIVSGNGKGLFRIDPVTGNITLEEKPTPTDVGLHRLVVNISDLGYPKSLHTLVLVFLYVNDTAGNASYIYDLIRRTMETPLDRNIGDSSQPYQNEDYLTIMIAIVAGAMVVIVVIFVTVLVRCRHASRFKAAQRSKQGAEWMSPNQENKQSKKKKRKKRKSPKSSLLNFVTIEESKPDEAVHEPINGTISLPAELEEQSIGRFDWGPAPPTTFKPNSPDLAKHYKSASPQSAFHLKPDTPVSVKKHHVIQELPLDNTFVGGCDTLSKRSSTSSDHFSASECSSQGGFKTKGPLHTRQALNFGDMPKYLWEIWVPEKPWVDQPQYDDQALQSQRRVTFHLPDGSQESCSDSGLGDHEPVGSGTLISHPLPLVQPQDEFYDQASPDKRTEADGNSDPNSAMNISRLIH from the coding sequence atGGACCTGAGGGATTTTTACCTGTTGGCCGCCCTGATTGCCTGTTTAAGGCTGGATTCTGCTCTAGCTCAAGAACTTATTTACACCATTAGAGAGGAGCTGCCTGAAAACATACCCATAGGAAACATACCAAAGGATCTGAACATTTCTCACATCAATGCTGCCACGGGGACCAGTGCCAGCCTTGTCTACAGACTGGTTTCTAAAGCCGGGGATGCCCCATTGGTTAAAGTGTCCAGTAGTACGGGGGAGATCTTCACCACGTCTAACAGAATAGACAGAGAAAAACTCTGCGCTGGAGCCGCCTATGCCGAAGAAAACGAGTGTTTCTTCGAACTCGAGGTGGTGATTCTCCCCAATGATTTTTTTCGGCTGATCAAAATCAAAATAGTCGTGAAGGATTCCAACGACAATGCACCCATGTTTCCCTCTCCTGTCATCAATATCTCCATTCCAGAAAACACTTTGATCAACAGCCGCTTTCCGATTCCGTCGGCCACAGATCCTGACACGGGCTTCAATGGGGTACAGCACTATGAATTGTTAAATGGGCAGAGCGTATTTGGACTGGATATCGTGGAAACtccagaaggggagaagtggCCACAACTGATTGTTCAGCAGAActtggatagagaacagaaagataCCTATGTGATGAAAATCAAAGTGGAAGATGGAGGCACCCCCCAGAAATCCAGCACGGCCATACTCCAAGTCACAGTAAGTGATGTTAATGACAACAGGCCGGTATTTAAAGAGGGTCAGGTGGAGGTTCATATTCCAGAGAATGCCCCCATAGGCACCTCCGTAATCCAGCTCCACGCGACCGACGCAGATGTAGGCAGCAACGCGGAAATCCGCTATGTTTTCAGCGCCCAGGTCGCCCCCGCCACCAAGAGACTCTTCGCTTTGAATAACACCACCGGGCTGATTACGGTTCAGAGGTCCTTAGATCGAGAGGAGTCAGCTATTCACAAGGTGACCGTGCTGGCCACCGACGGCAGCTCCACTCCAGCTCGCGCAACGGTCACCATCAATGTCACTGATGTCAATGACAACCCTCCCAACATAGACCTCAGGTACATTATAAGCCCCATCAACGGCACGGTGTACTTATCAGAGAAGGATCCTGTCAACACAAAGATTGCCCTAATCACGGTCTCGGATAAGGACACTGATGTCAATGGCAAAGTGATCTGTTTCATCGAAAGGGAGGTCCCGTTTCACTTGAAGGCAGTTTATGACAACCAGTATTTGTTAGAGACCTCTTCCTTGTTGGACTATGAGGGCACCAAAGAATTCAGCTTTAAAATTGTCGCCTCTGATTCTGGGAAGCCCAGTTTGAACCAGACTGCCCTGGTAAGAGTTAAACTGGAGGACGAAAATGACAACCCTCCCATTTTCAGCCAGCCTGTAATTGAGCTGTCAGTTGCTGAAAACAACCGCCGTGGTCTATACTTAACAACTATTAGTGCCACAGACGAAGACAGTGGGAAAAATGCAGACATTGTTTATCAGCTTGGACCTAATGCCTCCTTTTTCGATCTGGATCGGAAGACAGGAGTTTTGACAGCCTCCAGAGTTTTTGACAGAGAAGAGCAAGAGCGTTTCATTTTTACTGTAACTGCCAGGGACAACGGGACCCCTCCTCTTCAGAGTCAAGCAGCTGTCATAGTTACCGTGCAGGATGAAAATGATAACAGTCCCAAGTTTACCCATAACCATTTTCAGTTTTTCGTATCCGAGAACTTACCAAAGTATAGTACTGTGGGAGTGATCACCGTGACGGATGCAGATGCTGGAGAAAACAAAGCCGTGACCCTGTCCATCCTAAGTGACAACGAGAACTTTGTGTTGGATCCTTTCTCTGGAGTTATAAAGTCAAATGTTTCCTTCGATCGAGAACAGCAGAGCTCGTACACCTTTGACGTCAAAGCCATTGATGGAGGGCAACCCGCTCGGTCCTCTACGGCCAAAGTGACCATAAACGTCATGGACGTTAATGACAACAGCCCGGTGGTCATCTATCCACCTTCGAATACCTCTTTTAAGTTGGTGCCACTCTCAGCCATTCCAGGCTCAGTGGTAGCAGAAGTGTTTGCGGTGGATATTGACACCGGGATGAACGCCGAACTCAAATATACCATCGTCAGTGGAAACGGCAAGGGGCTATTTCGGATTGATCCAGTGACAGGTAATATCACCCTGGAGGAGAAACCCACCCCTACCGATGTGGGGTTGCATCGCTTAGTGGTCAACATAAGCGATTTGGGCTACCCTAAATCTCTGCATACACTCGTGCTGGTTTTTTTGTATGTAAATGACACTGCAGGAAACGCCTCCTATATTTATGACTTAATACGAAGGACTATGGAGACCCCTCTGGACAGGAACATCGGGGACAGTAGCCAACCCTATCAGAATGAAGACTACCTTACCATTATGATCGCCATCGTGGCAGGCGCTATGGTTGTCATCGTAGTGATCTTTGTCACAGTTCTGGTTCGCTGTCGTCACGCGTCGAGGTTCAAAGCTGCTCAGAGGAGCAAGCAAGGTGCCGAGTGGATGTCTCCAAACCAGGAGAACAAAcagagcaagaaaaagaaaaggaagaaaaggaagtctCCTAAGAGTTCTCTTTTGAACTTTGTGACCATCGAGGAGTCTAAGCCTGATGAAGCAGTCCATGAACCTATCAACGGGACAATCAGCCTTCCAGCTGAGCTGGAAGAGCAGAGTATAGGAAGATTTGACTGGGGCCCGGCACCACCAACGACCTTTAAGCCTAATAGTCCTGATCTAGCTAAGCATTACAAATCTGCCTCTCCACAGTCTGCTTTTCATCTCAAACCAGACACTCCAGTATCAGTGAAAAAGCATCATGTGATTCAGGAACTTCCCTTGGACAACACCTTTGTCGGGGGTTGTGACACCCTTTCCAAACGCTCTTCCACTAGTTCAGATCACTTCAGTGCCTCAGAGTGCAGTTCCCAAGGAGGCTTCAAGACAAAGGGCCCCTTACACACCAGACAG